CGGGATCTCGGTCATGTCCGAGGCGGTCCGTCAGGAGGCCCGCGGCACCGACTCACCAGGGGCGATCGTCCCGGTCATCCTGCTGCTGTGCCTGGTGATCGCGCTGCGCCGGCGCATGCCGGAGAAGATGCTGCTGCTGGCTGCCGGGGTCGGCGTGGCGCAGCTCGTGCTGGACGTCCAGACGACGGCCGCCGACTTCGCCCTGCTGGTGATCGTCTACACGGTGGCCGTGACGGGCGCCCGCTGGGCCTCCCGGCTCGCCCTGGCCGGGGGACTGTGCGCCGCTCCCCTGGCGCAGCTGCGCTGGTCGAGCGACCAGACGGGCGTCGCGGGCAATATCGCGCTGATGATCTTGCAGACGGTGCCGTTCGCCCTCGCCTGGGTGCTCGGCGACTCGATCCGCACCCGCCGCGCCTATTTCGCACAGCTGGAGGAGCGGGCCGCGCGCCTGGAGAAGGAGCGCGAGGCGCAGGCGAAGGTCGCGGTCGCCGCCGAGCGCGCCCGGATCGCGCGCGAGCTGCACGACGTGGTCGCGCACAACGTGTCGGTGATGGTGGTGCAGGCCGACGGCGCCGCCTACGTCCTCGATGCGGCCCCCGACCAGGCGAAGAAGGCCCTGGAGACGATCTCCTCCACCGGCCGCCAGGCCCTCGCCGAGATGCGCCGCCTGCTGGGCGTGCTGCGCACCGGCGAGCACCAGGAGGGCGGCGAGTACGTCCCGCAGCCCGACGTCGAGCAGATCGAGGACCTCGTCGAGCAGTGTCGCGGCTCCGGGCTGCCCGTCGACTTCAAGATCGAGGGCACCCCGCGGCCCCTGCCCAGCGGCGTCGAGCTCACCGCGTACCGCATCGTGCAGGAGGCGCTGACCAACACCCGCAAGCACGGCGGGCCGAACGCGGGCGCGAGTGTGCGCCTGGTGTACTTCGACGACGGGCTCGGCCTGCTCGTCGAGGACGACGGCAAGGGCGCCCCGCACGAGCTGTACGAGGAGGGCGGCGCCGACGGCCGGGGCCACGGCCTGATCGGCATGCGTGAGAGGGTCGGCATGGTCGGCGGCACCCTGGACGCGGGCCCCCGCCCCGGCGGAGGATTCCGCATCAGTGCCCTGCTCCCGCTCAAACCGGCGCACTGACGCCTTCGCACGCCGACCACTGACACCTGTAACGATTCCGCAGACGGACCCGGAAGATGACACGGAAGAGGCTCCGATGACGATCCGCGTGATGCTCGTCGACGACCAGGTGCTGCTGCGCACCGGGTTCCGGATGGTGCTCGCCGCCCAGCCGGACATGGAGGTCGTGGCGGAAGCGGGCGACGGCGTCGAGGCCCTCCAGGTGCTGCGCTCCACCGCCGTCGACGTCGTCCTGATGGACGTCCGCATGCCGAAGCTCGACGGCGTGGAGACCACCCGCCGCGTCTGCTCGGAGCCCGACCCGCCGAAGGTGCTGATCCTGACCACCTTCGACCTCGACGAGTACGCCTTCTCCGGGCTGAAGGCGGGCGCCTCCGGCTTCATGCTCAAGGACGTGCCGCCCGGCGAGCTCCTGACCGCCATCCGCTCCGTGCACAGCGGCGACGCCGTCGTGGCGCCGTCGACCACCCGCCGCCTCCTGGACCGGTTCGCGCCGATGCTGCCCAGCACCGGCAAGGAGCCCCGGCACAAGGAGCTGGAGCGGCTCACCGACCGCGAGCGCGAGGTCATGGTGCTGGTCGCCCAGGGGCTGTCCAACGGGGAGATCGCGGCCCGGCTCGTGCTGTCCGAGGCGACCGTCAAGACCCACGTGGGCCGCATCCTGACCAAGCTGGGGCTGCGGGACCGGGTGCAGGTGGTCGTCCTGGCGTACGAGACGGGGCTGGTGCGGGCGGGTGGAAACGGCTGAGGGCTAGGCCCTGTCGTCAAATTCCCGCCTGCCCCGCGACGCCAGGCACGCTCCCCCACTGCCTTAAAGGCGTGGGAGGTGCCCCCACTCGCCGCACCGGGCACAGACCCACGTACAACCAGTACGAGGGCCTGCGCCCGGCACGCCGAGAGCACGCACCTACGCGGACATCAGCCTCCCCCACTCTCGGCTTCGCTCGAGCGGGGGGACCCCCATCGCGGCGGGGCGCGCGGCCCGCCCTTCGGGCGGACGACGGGAATTTGACGACAAGGCCTAGTACGCCGCGGTCCCGTTCTGCCTGTTCTCCCCCGTCAGCCGGGACACGAAGTCCGCGACCGCCGCCTTCACGTCGTCGGCTGTCCACTCCAGGCCGTCGGCCTGGACAGTGACCTCGGTGACGCCCAGCCCCGGCCCGCCCCGGCCCCAGGGACCTGCGAAGAGCAGCGTCTTCGTCTCCTCGGCCTGCCGCACCGCCGCCTCGCCGAGTACGTCCGTGTCGTACGGCAGCCAGACCTGGAACTGGTGGGTGTGCGGTTCCTCGGGGTGCACGCGCGCCCACGGCACGCCGGCCTCGGCGAAGCCCTCGCGCAGCGCGGTGGCGACCACGCGCGCGTGGGAGACGTACTCCGGCAGCCGGGGCAGTTCCCGTTCCAGGCCGACGAGTGCCGACAGCGCCGTGGGGAACTGCTGGAAGACCGTGCCGCCGTACCGGTGCCGCCAGGTCTTCGCCTCCTCCACCAGCGTCCGTGGCGCGGCGAGCGCGGCGCCGCCGAAGCCGTCGAGGGACTTGTAGAACGACACGTAGACGCTGTCCGCCAGTCCTGCGATCTCGTCCAGAGGGCGGCCGAAGTGGACCGTGGTCTCCCACAGACGGGCGCCGTCGAAGTGCACCACCGCGTCGCGCTCGCGCGCCGCCTCCACGACCTCGGTCAGCTCCTCCCAGGAGGGCAGCACGAAACCGGCGTCCCTGAGGGGCAGTTCCAGCATCAGCGCCCCGAAGGGCTCCTCGAAGTCGCGCACCTCCTCGGCCGTCGGTAGTCGGGGCTGGCTCGTGACGCGGACCGGGCGCAGTCCGCCGACCTCGCTGAGCGCGCCTCGTTCGTGCACCTCGGGGTGGGCCAGCGCGTGCAGCGCCACCGTGGGGTTGCCGGTGCGGCCCGCCCAGCAGCGCAGGGCGATCTGCTGGGCCATCGTGCCGGTCGGGAAGAACGCGGCGGCCTCCGTCCCCAGCAGCGCGGCGACGCGTTCCTCCAGGGCTTCCACGATCCGGTTGCCGTACGTGTCCCCGGGCTCGTCCAGGTCGTACACCTGCGGAGCCGCGTCCTGAAGCAGCGCGAGCCGTTCGCGGAGTGTGCTGCGGAAGCCCGCGCGCGCGAGAACGCGCTCCGCCCCCTGGCAGGCGGCCGTCCGCCGCTGCCGCAACCGCTCCTGCGCCGACTGCTGTCCGCCCTGTTCCGCCGTGTCCGTCATACCTCGGATCATGCCGTGCGGCCGTCCGCGCGGGCACCCGCATTCCGTACCACCGCCCGTGCCCGCCCCGTGTGCAGAAACCCACAGCCTGTGGACAACCGAACACCCTTCGAACCAATCGCGTTAACATGACGAGAAATCGTCCGGTACCCAGAGCGGACTGGAACGGGAAGGCCGCCGTCGCGTGAGTACAGTCCACCAGCCAGATCCCAAGGACCGCCCCGCGCGGCTCACCGTCGGCGTCATCGGCGCCGGCCGCGTGGGCCCCGCACTCGCCGCGTCCCTGCAACTCGCCGGGCACCGCCCGGTGGCCGCGTCCGGGGTCTCCGAGGCCTCCAGAAAGCGCGCCGCGGAGCTGCTGCCCGACGTACCGATCGTCCCGCCCGCCGAGGTCATGAAGCGCGCGGACCT
The nucleotide sequence above comes from Streptomyces sp. NL15-2K. Encoded proteins:
- a CDS encoding response regulator transcription factor is translated as MTIRVMLVDDQVLLRTGFRMVLAAQPDMEVVAEAGDGVEALQVLRSTAVDVVLMDVRMPKLDGVETTRRVCSEPDPPKVLILTTFDLDEYAFSGLKAGASGFMLKDVPPGELLTAIRSVHSGDAVVAPSTTRRLLDRFAPMLPSTGKEPRHKELERLTDREREVMVLVAQGLSNGEIAARLVLSEATVKTHVGRILTKLGLRDRVQVVVLAYETGLVRAGGNG
- a CDS encoding sensor histidine kinase: MQRLYDFLRRYPTWVDSFWAVCLLGISVMSEAVRQEARGTDSPGAIVPVILLLCLVIALRRRMPEKMLLLAAGVGVAQLVLDVQTTAADFALLVIVYTVAVTGARWASRLALAGGLCAAPLAQLRWSSDQTGVAGNIALMILQTVPFALAWVLGDSIRTRRAYFAQLEERAARLEKEREAQAKVAVAAERARIARELHDVVAHNVSVMVVQADGAAYVLDAAPDQAKKALETISSTGRQALAEMRRLLGVLRTGEHQEGGEYVPQPDVEQIEDLVEQCRGSGLPVDFKIEGTPRPLPSGVELTAYRIVQEALTNTRKHGGPNAGASVRLVYFDDGLGLLVEDDGKGAPHELYEEGGADGRGHGLIGMRERVGMVGGTLDAGPRPGGGFRISALLPLKPAH
- a CDS encoding beta-eliminating lyase-related protein codes for the protein MTDTAEQGGQQSAQERLRQRRTAACQGAERVLARAGFRSTLRERLALLQDAAPQVYDLDEPGDTYGNRIVEALEERVAALLGTEAAAFFPTGTMAQQIALRCWAGRTGNPTVALHALAHPEVHERGALSEVGGLRPVRVTSQPRLPTAEEVRDFEEPFGALMLELPLRDAGFVLPSWEELTEVVEAARERDAVVHFDGARLWETTVHFGRPLDEIAGLADSVYVSFYKSLDGFGGAALAAPRTLVEEAKTWRHRYGGTVFQQFPTALSALVGLERELPRLPEYVSHARVVATALREGFAEAGVPWARVHPEEPHTHQFQVWLPYDTDVLGEAAVRQAEETKTLLFAGPWGRGGPGLGVTEVTVQADGLEWTADDVKAAVADFVSRLTGENRQNGTAAY